CTCTTGAGTTCTCCCAAAATTTGGGATGCCGATGAGGACGACGACGCCGCTTCTGATGATCTGAGCCTGGACAAATGCTCCTCTGCGGTTGTCGTGAGAGGGTGGCTCCTAGAAGGCAAGCCGATTGATCGGAAATGGCCACTAATTTTCGAGGTCTCAATTGATGAAGCCATCTTTGAGAGAAGGAGGCTCGTTAACTTCTCTGGATGTAATTTTTTCTACGAGAGAGAGTTGATCCAGGCAGGCCTCCCACACCCTTGTATATTTATACCGACCAAGACGCAGTCCACTATCCCATTATTGCGGCCTCGCATTAGCTGTCATGTCCTGCATCTTCTGACAGCCTCCCGACAATGCCTCCGCTGGCTTTCCAATCTATATGAAACGAGAATCAGTAGTAGCGATCTAATGGTTTAAAAGAAACTCGTACACGAGTGTAGCGTGTCCTGAGGATTCTCAGACAGAGGGGCGACCATGCTATAGTGCATCATTAAATGCTGAACCTGAGCTGTGGGCTCGAAAATATTCATCTGATGGCAGAGCCTGGAGACAAGTGGAATCTTTACATCGTGGAGTCTATGCATTGCACATGTTAGAGTTCATCCAAAACCCCTCCTCAGTGTCTCCTTCGGGTTCCCGGTctctaaaaatgaaatttttatgctTTCAACAATCACACATACGTGCAGCTTGCTTCCAGGATCTCTGACAGGAGGATGGCAATGGAAGATGATGCATGCTTTAAAGTTGAAGTTGAGCATGTGGATGGCGAaaattcatgtgataatgaaGCTTGGGGACAAACGGAATCTTTACAGCATGGCAGCTTCTGACAAGCTAGAAATCGTCTCTTATCATCATCTCTATTCATGAGGCTGACTAATTGTTGGCATTTCTTTAGGAGTGATAATAAGGACTAGTTTTGGAGGACTCTGAGAAGGACAGTCAGTAAGAAGCTGCGGTTCTCAATTGTTGATGTGCACTCCTTTCGCTTTTGAGGACCGCTAGTTACCGGACCTCAATCATCCTAGGAATCAAATATCATCCGATGACTATCCACAGACAAGGAATGGGTTATATGCTTATATTTCCTGGacactaaaattaaattagccagAGATGCATATATTGCCTAATCCAGCAATTATCTGAGACTTGATCGAGAAGGCTGCAGCACGAAAGCAGGACCTGCAGCATGAGCATGGCTCACAATCAGATAGTCGCATGCTATGCTTCCATTAAAGCATTTTCCAAAGCAGATGACCTGCTTGAGAAAAGATCCGGAGCCgaatattaaaaaaaccaaaaagtctAATTTTTGTTGCCGTTTCCATTTCGTTGTTAAGGATGGTAAGTCTCGCTTCTACATATAACATTTAGAATGCAAAAGCTTGGAAGGAAGAATCTAATTCCAGCCACAATACACATTTAAGCTCCGGAGTAAAAGAAAGTTCTGGCACGTCAGTCTGTCATGCTGTATCTCGTAAATGGTAGCGAGGCAATCAGATTTCTGTTATCCTCCAAACTCCACAGATGACGATAGtgattcattttcctttcctgAGTCAAATAGATAATTTAGATCAACTCTGTCAAGCCAAAAACTCGTGTATAGAAACAGAATCATTATGCGAATACTGGGAGAGAGACATGGGATAGATCATTAATCTGAAGGTTTTGATGTATATATTGATTGTCAATCTCGAATGACACAATAACGTGCTGTACATGTTACATAAATGGTACTATAGATGCGGTTGTCAAAGTGGCATCCCTAGAGACTATTGTTTTCTAGTGGTTAACAATGTTGAGAAGGGAAACCCTCAATTTCACCAGGCGCCTGAAAATGCATTCCAActcatcctcaatttcttgaatgcTCGCCTCTAGTTCCTCCAATCGCTTTGACAGATCGCCTACTTGATTATTGATGTCTTTGCTCGATCTGAGGGAGAGCACGAGGGCATCCAAGCCTTGCACTTCATTGGTTTCCTTTCCTCCGTCACATGATACGCGTTTAGGTCCCAGCAGTTTCGACACTCGGGACCAGCCTCTAGGCTTGGTGCTTGCACTTGTCAGAGCAAGGAAACCTAAGAGGGACCCGAATACGGAAACGCTGATCTCTCCAGCTTCAGTTAGTATGCTGAGGGTAGCTTCATTGTGAGAGGCCTTCTTAGAGccttccttcttcaaatttctcaagTACTTGCTGATTACTTTGTTCAACTTTTTTCTAGAGTTGATGTATGCTTCTACCTCTACGGCGAAGCTGGAATCtcctcctttccttcttctcaaAGATGATTTGAGCTCCTGGATACATTCCTTCGTCTGTGAGAAAGCTTCCCTCACGTTCCCGCAAACGTCTAAGTGCATGAGAGAAAGGTCCAACGACTCTTCGGCGGGACTTCTCAGGTGGGAAAGAACCTGTTGAGTGAGAGGCAACTGAAGCAAGTCATCGATGCAGTCATACAAGCTCTTGAGTTCTCCCAAAATTTGGGATGCCGATGAGGACGAGGACGCCGCTTCTGATGATCTGAGCCTGGACAAATGCTCCTCTGCGGTTGTCGTGAGAGGGTGGCGCCTAGAAGGCAAGCTGATTGATCGGAAATGGCCACTAATTTTCGAGGTCTCAATTGATGAAGCCATCTTTGAGAGAAGGAGGATCGTTAACTTCTCTGGATGTAATTTTTTCTACGAGAGAGAGTTGTTCCAGGCAGGCCTCCCACACCCTTGTATATTTATACCGAGCAAGACACAATCCACTATCCCATTCTTCCGGCCTCGCATTAGCTGTCATGTCATGCATCTTCCGACAGCCTCCCGACAATGCCTCCGCTGGCTTTCCAATCTATACGAAACGAGAATCAGTAGTAGCGATCTAATGGTTTAAAAGAAACTCGTACACGAGTGTAGCGTGTCTTGAGGATTCTCAGACAGAGGAGCGACCATGCTATAGTGCATCATTAAATGCTGAACCTGAGCTGTGGGCTCGAAAAATATTCATCTGATGGCAGAGCCTGGAGACAAGTGGAATCTTTACATCGTGGAGTCTATGCATTGCACATGTTAGAGTTCATCCAAAAACCCCTCCTTAGTGTCTCCTTCGGGTTCCCGGTCtctaaaagtgaaattttttatgctttCAACAATCACACATACGTGCAGCTTGCTTCTAGGATCTCAGACAGGAGGATGGCAATGGAAGATGATGCATGCTTTAAAGTTGAAGTTGAGCATGTGGATGGCGactgtcacaccccgatcctcgggcacgcacacatccttctacttggtcgatttgataatgcgatatcccaggactaagtatcgccgaccctttcgtttattaagcacatgcggaagtaatTATAAATCCCTAAACAAtaacacaatgggatagaaaagcaggccatatttttcatattgaaatctacaaccaaacctttatacatagCACTAAACAGAGTACTTTACAAACTATTCACGACTTCAAAGTCTCACTCTATTTACACCTATACAAAGGGTTCATAAAAGAGATGGGATTTCAATCCTTATCTGGGTCAtactcaggatcatcctgatcctcttCTGACTCCTCTGATTCGCTCTCCTTATCTGGGTCATACTCAGGATCGTCCTGATCCTCTTCTGACTCCTCTGATTCGCTCTCCTCTTCCTCaggctcctcctcttctccttcgGGCTCATCCTCGGCTTCAGATGCCGGCTCATCTTCAGGAACCTCTTATGCTGCACGCCagtctttttcctcctcctgtCCTTCCACCTCCTGTTCCTCAATCTCATCACCCTCGTCATTCCAGTTATCATCGTCAATTGAGTACACATGAGTaaagtgatgtcaaatctctattttgaacatgatctctaa
The window above is part of the Eucalyptus grandis isolate ANBG69807.140 chromosome 6, ASM1654582v1, whole genome shotgun sequence genome. Proteins encoded here:
- the LOC104451689 gene encoding uncharacterized protein LOC104451689, which translates into the protein MASSIETSKISGHFRSISLPSRRHPLTTTAEEHLSRLRSSEAASSSSSASQILGELKSLYDCIDDLLQLPLTQQVLSHLRSPAEESLDLSLMHLDVCGNVREAFSQTKECIQELKSSLRRRKGGDSSFAVEVEAYINSRKKLNKVISKYLRNLKKEGSKKASHNEATLSILTEAGEISVSVFGSLLGFLALTSASTKPRGWSRVSKLLGPKRVSCDGGKETNEVQGLDALVLSLRSSKDINNQVGDLSKRLEELEASIQEIEDELECIFRRLVKLRVSLLNIVNH